One segment of Vallicoccus soli DNA contains the following:
- a CDS encoding GNAT family N-acetyltransferase produces the protein MPDLRHPALDRLDAPGVLDRSGGDAYVRAELDPQRLVDGWALGRAAGWVGRRPGRDVPWLSAVGDPADAARLAAAVRARTAGTAAAPHGATLPRGAVPLLAGVEVPVATDWDWFWTDDAPPRRAGEEQVRWLGAGDEDDVAALLAADSPRHSAVPGGPGVVRWCGVRLDGRLAATAAWVEHVRGVPHLASIATAATVRGHGWGAAVTAWVTRALLAEHGWVTLGMYADNGVARAMYRRLGYRDTHLFTSGRFG, from the coding sequence GTGCCCGACCTGCGCCATCCCGCCCTCGACCGCCTCGACGCCCCCGGCGTGCTGGACCGCAGCGGCGGGGACGCGTACGTCCGCGCGGAGCTCGACCCGCAGCGCCTCGTCGACGGCTGGGCGCTCGGGCGCGCCGCCGGCTGGGTCGGGCGCCGCCCCGGCCGCGACGTCCCGTGGCTCAGCGCCGTCGGCGACCCAGCGGACGCGGCGCGGCTCGCGGCGGCGGTGCGCGCCCGGACCGCCGGGACCGCCGCCGCGCCGCACGGCGCGACGCTGCCGCGCGGGGCCGTACCCCTCCTCGCGGGCGTGGAGGTCCCCGTCGCCACCGACTGGGACTGGTTCTGGACCGACGACGCCCCGCCGCGCCGGGCCGGTGAGGAGCAGGTCCGCTGGCTCGGCGCCGGGGACGAGGACGACGTCGCCGCGCTGCTCGCCGCCGACAGCCCCCGCCACTCCGCCGTCCCCGGCGGCCCCGGGGTGGTGCGCTGGTGCGGGGTGCGGCTCGACGGGCGCCTCGCGGCGACCGCCGCCTGGGTCGAGCACGTGCGCGGCGTACCGCACTTGGCCTCCATCGCGACCGCGGCGACCGTACGGGGCCACGGCTGGGGCGCCGCCGTCACCGCCTGGGTGACCCGCGCCCTGCTGGCGGAGCACGGCTGGGTCACGCTCGGCATGTACGCCGACAACGGCGTCGCCCGGGCGATGTACCGGCGCCTCGGCTACCGCGACACGCACCTGTTCACCAGCGGCCGCTTCGGCTGA
- the aspS gene encoding aspartate--tRNA ligase has product MIRTHPAGSLRAEHAGQTVTLAGWVARRRDHGGVAFLDLRDASGVVQAVLHDADVAGDLRAEYCVKATGTVRRRPEGNENAAIPTGDVEVEVSDLEVLAEAAPLPFQLDDHLEVGDEVRLRYRYLDLRRSGPARALRMRSYVSHVAREVLHERDFVEVETPTLTRSTPEGARDFLVPVRLKPGSWYALPQSPQLFKQLLMVAGMERYYQIARCYRDEDFRADRQPEFTQLDIEMSFVEQDDVIEVGEAVVRALWQRVLGVEVGDVPRMTYAEAMTRFGSDKPDLRFGLELVDCTAYFAETPFRVFRNEHVGAVVMPGGASQTRKELDGWQDWAKARGARGLAYVLVQEDGTLGGPVAKNLSDAEREGLAAHVGASPGDAVFFAADKRSAALALLGAARLEIARRQDLIDPERWEFLWVVDAPMFEEDGEGGWTAVHHPFTSPNAEWADRFQDDPGNALAYAYDIVCNGNEIGGGSVRIHRAEMQQRVFDVLGISEEEAQDKFGFLLDAFQYGPPPHAGIAFGWDRICMLLAGADSLREVIAFPKTGGGYDPLTGAPTPITAQQRKEAGIDARPEVPEQG; this is encoded by the coding sequence GTGATCCGCACCCACCCCGCCGGCTCGCTGCGCGCCGAGCACGCCGGGCAGACCGTGACCCTCGCCGGATGGGTCGCCCGCCGCCGCGACCACGGCGGCGTCGCGTTCCTCGACCTGCGCGACGCCTCGGGGGTGGTGCAGGCCGTGCTCCACGACGCGGACGTCGCCGGCGACCTGCGCGCCGAGTACTGCGTCAAGGCCACCGGCACCGTCCGGCGCCGCCCCGAGGGCAACGAGAACGCCGCGATCCCGACCGGCGACGTCGAGGTCGAGGTGAGCGACCTGGAGGTGCTCGCCGAGGCGGCGCCGCTGCCGTTCCAGCTCGACGACCACCTCGAGGTCGGCGACGAGGTGCGCCTGCGCTACCGCTACCTGGACCTGCGCCGCAGCGGCCCGGCCCGGGCGCTGCGCATGCGCTCCTACGTCAGCCACGTCGCGCGCGAGGTGCTGCACGAGCGGGACTTCGTCGAGGTCGAGACGCCGACGCTCACCCGCTCCACGCCCGAGGGCGCCCGCGACTTCCTCGTGCCGGTGCGGCTCAAGCCGGGGTCCTGGTACGCCCTGCCGCAGTCGCCGCAGCTGTTCAAGCAGCTGCTCATGGTGGCCGGGATGGAGCGGTACTACCAGATCGCCCGCTGCTACCGCGACGAGGACTTCCGCGCCGACCGGCAGCCGGAGTTCACCCAGCTCGACATCGAGATGTCCTTCGTCGAGCAGGACGACGTCATCGAGGTCGGCGAGGCCGTGGTGCGCGCGCTGTGGCAGCGCGTCCTGGGCGTCGAGGTCGGTGACGTCCCGCGCATGACGTACGCCGAGGCCATGACCCGCTTCGGCAGCGACAAGCCCGACCTGCGCTTCGGCCTGGAGCTGGTGGACTGCACGGCGTACTTCGCCGAGACCCCGTTCCGCGTCTTCCGCAACGAGCACGTCGGGGCGGTCGTCATGCCGGGCGGGGCGTCGCAGACCCGCAAGGAGCTCGACGGCTGGCAGGACTGGGCCAAGGCGCGCGGGGCGCGCGGGCTCGCGTACGTCCTGGTGCAGGAGGACGGGACCCTCGGCGGACCGGTCGCGAAGAACCTGTCCGACGCCGAGCGCGAGGGGCTGGCCGCGCACGTGGGCGCCTCGCCCGGCGACGCGGTGTTCTTCGCCGCGGACAAGCGGTCCGCGGCGCTCGCGCTGCTCGGCGCCGCCCGGCTCGAGATCGCGCGGCGCCAGGACCTGATCGACCCCGAGCGGTGGGAGTTCCTCTGGGTCGTCGACGCCCCGATGTTCGAGGAGGACGGCGAGGGCGGCTGGACCGCGGTCCACCACCCCTTCACCTCCCCGAACGCCGAGTGGGCCGACCGGTTCCAGGACGACCCCGGGAACGCGCTTGCCTACGCGTACGACATCGTCTGCAACGGCAACGAGATCGGCGGCGGCTCGGTGCGTATCCACCGCGCCGAGATGCAGCAGCGGGTGTTCGACGTCCTCGGGATCTCGGAGGAGGAGGCGCAGGACAAGTTCGGCTTCCTGCTCGACGCGTTCCAGTACGGCCCCCCGCCGCACGCCGGCATCGCCTTCGGCTGGGACCGGATCTGCATGCTCCTCGCCGGCGCGGACTCGCTGCGCGAGGTGATCGCGTTCCCGAAGACCGGTGGCGGCTACGACCCGCTGACGGGGGCGCCGACCCCGATCACCGCGCAGCAGCGCAAGGAGGCCGGCATCGACGCCAGGCCCGAGGTGCCGGAGCAGGGCTGA
- the hisS gene encoding histidine--tRNA ligase translates to MSTFAAPKGTFDLLPPRGEAFLAVREAIAAPLRRAGYGYVETPAFEETALFARGVGESTDIVTKEMYSFETRGGDQVTLRPEGTAGVLRAVLEHHLDKGGLPVKLWYSGSYYRYERPQKGRYRHFSQVGAEALGTEDPLVDAELVVLAMEAYRALGLTRVRLLLNSLGSAQSRPAYRDALQAHLATADLDPETRRRAEINPLRVLDDKRPELADLIASAPLLQDFLSADDRAHHDAVRTALADAGVEWEDAPRLVRGLDYYTRTTFEFVHDGLGAQSAVGGGGRYDGLAESIGGPRLPGVGWALGVDRTVLALEAEGRALPGATPLDLFVVPLGEAARRRCAALVTGLRRAGVATDMAYDGRGVKGAMKAADRSGAAYAVILGDRDLEAGAAQVKHLASGEQTAVPLDDLVPHLVTLLENP, encoded by the coding sequence GTGAGCACCTTCGCCGCCCCCAAGGGCACCTTCGACCTCCTGCCCCCGCGCGGGGAGGCGTTCCTCGCCGTCCGCGAGGCCATCGCCGCGCCGCTGCGCCGGGCCGGGTACGGCTACGTGGAGACCCCCGCCTTCGAGGAGACCGCGCTCTTCGCGCGCGGGGTCGGGGAGTCGACCGACATCGTCACGAAGGAGATGTACTCGTTCGAGACCCGCGGCGGCGACCAGGTCACGCTGCGGCCCGAGGGCACGGCCGGCGTGCTGCGCGCGGTCCTCGAGCACCACCTCGACAAGGGCGGTCTGCCCGTCAAGCTCTGGTACTCCGGCTCCTACTACCGCTACGAGCGGCCGCAGAAGGGCCGGTACCGGCACTTCAGCCAGGTCGGCGCCGAGGCGCTGGGCACCGAGGACCCGCTCGTCGACGCCGAGCTCGTGGTGCTGGCGATGGAGGCCTACCGCGCGCTGGGGCTCACCCGGGTGCGGCTGCTGCTGAACTCGCTGGGCAGCGCGCAGTCGCGCCCGGCGTACCGGGACGCGCTGCAGGCGCACCTCGCGACGGCGGACCTCGACCCCGAGACGCGCCGGCGCGCGGAGATCAACCCGCTGCGGGTGCTCGACGACAAGCGGCCGGAGCTGGCGGACCTCATCGCGAGCGCCCCGCTGCTGCAGGACTTCCTCAGCGCCGACGACCGCGCGCACCACGACGCCGTGCGCACCGCGCTCGCCGACGCGGGCGTGGAGTGGGAGGACGCGCCGCGCCTGGTCCGCGGCCTCGACTACTACACGCGCACGACGTTCGAGTTCGTCCACGACGGCCTCGGGGCGCAGTCGGCGGTCGGTGGCGGCGGCCGCTACGACGGGCTGGCCGAGTCCATCGGCGGCCCGCGCCTGCCGGGCGTGGGCTGGGCGCTCGGCGTCGACCGCACCGTGCTCGCCCTCGAGGCCGAGGGGCGTGCCCTGCCCGGTGCGACCCCGCTCGACCTGTTCGTCGTCCCGCTCGGGGAGGCCGCGCGACGGCGCTGCGCGGCCCTCGTGACCGGGCTGCGCCGGGCCGGGGTCGCGACCGACATGGCGTACGACGGGCGCGGGGTCAAGGGCGCCATGAAGGCGGCGGACCGCAGCGGGGCGGCGTACGCGGTCATCCTCGGCGACCGAGATCTCGAGGCGGGCGCCGCCCAGGTCAAGCACCTGGCCAGCGGCGAGCAGACCGCCGTGCCGCTCGACGACCTCGTACCGCACCTCGTGACGCTCCTGGAGAACCCGTGA
- a CDS encoding peptidylprolyl isomerase — protein sequence MTGSDRGRRLAREQYERRQQRRAEAAARARRRGVVLGAVVAAALVVGALVLTSVLDDDEGSSTAAPPAAAAGLDCAEAPSPVASPQSFPSAPAPDPQGPTRATISTTCGDLEVELLPEAAPATVASFAQLSEQGFYDATPCHRLTTSGIYVLQCGDPTGTGTGGPGYSVPLENAPADEAYPAGTLAMARSADPDSGGSQFFVVYEDTRPPAPGYTVFGRVTGGLDVLEALAAAGSDESNGPGDGRPAQPVGISAVAVS from the coding sequence GTGACGGGCAGCGACCGCGGGCGCAGGCTCGCGCGCGAGCAGTACGAGCGCCGCCAGCAGCGGCGCGCCGAGGCGGCCGCCCGGGCCCGCCGCCGCGGCGTCGTGCTCGGCGCGGTCGTCGCCGCCGCCCTCGTCGTCGGCGCGCTCGTGCTCACCAGCGTGCTCGACGACGACGAGGGCTCGTCCACGGCCGCTCCGCCGGCTGCGGCGGCCGGGCTGGACTGCGCGGAGGCGCCGTCGCCGGTCGCCTCGCCGCAGTCGTTCCCCAGCGCGCCCGCCCCCGACCCGCAGGGCCCGACGCGGGCGACGATCTCGACGACCTGCGGCGACCTGGAGGTCGAGCTGCTCCCCGAGGCGGCGCCCGCGACCGTCGCCTCCTTCGCGCAGCTCTCCGAGCAGGGCTTCTACGACGCCACCCCCTGCCACCGGCTCACCACGAGCGGCATCTACGTGCTCCAGTGCGGCGACCCGACGGGCACCGGGACCGGCGGCCCCGGCTACAGCGTCCCCCTCGAGAACGCGCCGGCCGACGAGGCGTACCCCGCGGGCACCCTGGCCATGGCGCGCTCCGCCGACCCCGACAGCGGCGGCAGCCAGTTCTTCGTCGTGTACGAGGACACCCGCCCGCCCGCCCCCGGCTACACCGTCTTCGGCCGGGTGACCGGGGGCCTCGACGTGCTCGAGGCCCTCGCGGCCGCCGGGTCCGACGAGAGCAACGGCCCCGGCGACGGGCGCCCGGCGCAGCCGGTCGGCATCTCGGCGGTCGCCGTGTCGTGA
- a CDS encoding DUF349 domain-containing protein has protein sequence MSSSEWGRVDEAGTVWVRVADGEREVGSYPGATPEEALAYFGRKYDELAGQITLLEQRVRTTDLAAKDALASIAKLHETLAQAHAVGDLGALAGRLAALVTLVEERKGTQDAARAKAREEARSRKEAIVSEAETLATSTSWKASGDRLRALLDDWKAAPRLDRKTDDALWKRFSAARNAFDRARRHHFANLDAQRDEVKQVKERIVREAEALQDSTDWGATAGAYRDLMTRWKAAGRAGKADEERLWQAFRAAQDRFFAARNATFSQRDAEQRENLAAKEGIAAEAEALLPVTDLAAAKAALRGLQERWESIGHVPRDARPTVEGRLRRVEDAVRDAEEAQWRRSNPEARARAEATVAQLQASIAKLEADAQRAEAAGNAKKAADARAGLEARQAWLVEAEKALAEFTG, from the coding sequence GTGAGCAGCAGCGAGTGGGGTCGGGTCGACGAGGCCGGGACCGTGTGGGTCCGGGTCGCCGACGGCGAGCGCGAGGTCGGCAGCTACCCCGGCGCGACGCCGGAGGAGGCGCTGGCCTACTTCGGGCGCAAGTACGACGAGCTGGCCGGGCAGATCACGCTGCTCGAGCAGCGCGTCCGCACCACCGACCTGGCGGCCAAGGACGCCCTGGCGAGCATCGCCAAGCTCCACGAGACGCTCGCCCAGGCCCACGCGGTGGGCGACCTCGGCGCGCTGGCCGGGCGCCTCGCCGCCCTCGTGACCCTGGTCGAGGAGCGCAAGGGGACGCAGGACGCCGCCCGCGCCAAGGCCCGCGAGGAGGCCCGCTCCCGCAAGGAGGCCATCGTCAGCGAGGCCGAGACCCTCGCGACGAGCACCTCGTGGAAGGCGTCCGGGGACCGGCTGCGCGCGCTGCTCGACGACTGGAAGGCCGCCCCGCGCCTGGACCGCAAGACCGACGACGCGCTGTGGAAGCGGTTCAGCGCGGCCCGCAACGCCTTCGACCGGGCCCGGCGCCACCACTTCGCGAACCTCGACGCGCAGCGCGACGAGGTCAAGCAGGTCAAGGAGCGCATCGTCCGCGAGGCCGAGGCGCTGCAGGACTCCACCGACTGGGGCGCGACCGCGGGGGCGTACCGCGACCTCATGACCCGCTGGAAGGCCGCCGGGCGCGCCGGGAAGGCGGACGAGGAGCGCCTGTGGCAGGCGTTCCGGGCCGCGCAGGACCGGTTCTTCGCCGCCCGGAACGCGACGTTCTCCCAGCGCGACGCCGAGCAGCGGGAGAACCTCGCGGCCAAGGAGGGCATCGCCGCCGAGGCCGAGGCGCTGCTGCCCGTCACCGACCTGGCCGCCGCGAAGGCCGCGCTGCGCGGGCTGCAGGAGCGCTGGGAGTCGATCGGGCACGTGCCGCGCGACGCGCGCCCCACCGTGGAGGGGCGCCTGCGCCGGGTCGAGGACGCCGTCCGCGACGCCGAGGAGGCGCAGTGGCGGCGCAGCAACCCCGAGGCCCGCGCCCGCGCCGAGGCGACGGTCGCGCAGCTGCAGGCCTCGATCGCGAAGCTCGAGGCCGACGCCCAGCGCGCCGAGGCCGCGGGCAACGCCAAGAAGGCGGCCGACGCCCGCGCCGGCCTCGAGGCCCGCCAGGCCTGGCTCGTCGAGGCCGAGAAGGCCCTCGCGGAGTTCACCGGCTGA
- a CDS encoding type IV toxin-antitoxin system AbiEi family antitoxin has product MRPLLLDGQPFTTTQARRAGLSPDRLDELVLRGEAVRVLRGVLLDARVPVDLAVRASALALVAPPDTVVAGTTAAWLLGVPALLPGADRLPPVLEVVRPAGRSALRRSGVVARVAVLGDDEVVDLGGVPVTAPTRTALDLARGLDRSDGLAYLDAMLGARLVEREALEQGLEGLAGFPWVDQARELVALADPRAESPGESWMRLRWHDAGLPPLELQVEVQVGDAVVARLDTALRERGFALEYDGERWHGPEREAHDAHRRDRLRRVHGWTVLAVGKEAVLGRSDAFERAVAGAVDLVPEVVPWQRRRRTTLRDRRVRLRRAAEAREALGAASPTGDLHDRGRGAA; this is encoded by the coding sequence GTGCGACCCCTGCTGCTCGACGGCCAGCCCTTCACCACGACCCAGGCGCGCCGCGCCGGCCTGAGCCCCGACCGCCTCGACGAGCTCGTGCTGCGCGGGGAGGCCGTGCGCGTGCTGCGGGGCGTCCTGCTCGATGCGCGGGTCCCCGTCGACCTGGCCGTACGCGCCTCGGCGCTCGCCCTCGTGGCGCCACCGGACACCGTCGTGGCCGGTACGACCGCCGCGTGGCTCCTCGGCGTCCCCGCGCTGCTGCCGGGCGCCGACCGCCTGCCGCCCGTGCTGGAGGTGGTGCGCCCTGCGGGCCGCAGCGCCCTGCGCCGCAGCGGCGTCGTGGCGCGCGTCGCGGTCCTCGGCGACGACGAGGTGGTGGACCTGGGCGGCGTACCCGTCACCGCCCCCACGCGGACGGCGCTGGACCTGGCGCGCGGGCTGGACCGCAGCGACGGGCTGGCGTACCTGGACGCCATGCTCGGCGCCCGCCTCGTCGAGCGGGAGGCGCTGGAGCAGGGCCTCGAGGGGCTCGCCGGGTTCCCGTGGGTCGACCAGGCCCGTGAGCTCGTCGCCCTCGCCGACCCGCGGGCCGAGTCGCCGGGGGAGTCGTGGATGCGCCTGCGGTGGCACGACGCCGGGCTGCCGCCGCTCGAGCTGCAGGTGGAGGTGCAGGTCGGGGACGCGGTGGTCGCGCGGCTCGACACCGCCCTGCGCGAGCGCGGCTTCGCCCTCGAGTACGACGGGGAGCGCTGGCACGGACCGGAGCGCGAGGCCCACGACGCGCACCGCAGGGACCGGCTGCGGCGCGTGCACGGCTGGACGGTCCTCGCCGTCGGCAAGGAGGCCGTGCTCGGGCGCAGCGACGCGTTCGAGCGCGCCGTGGCCGGGGCCGTCGACCTCGTGCCGGAGGTCGTCCCGTGGCAGCGCCGGCGGCGCACGACCCTGCGCGACCGGCGGGTGCGGCTGCGCCGGGCTGCCGAGGCGCGCGAGGCCCTCGGCGCCGCCTCCCCGACCGGGGACCTGCATGATCGCGGCCGGGGGGCTGCATGA
- a CDS encoding RelA/SpoT family protein, which translates to MDDSRTTSVDVEDARAPQAEPAPATSTAAARRFRRRLARFGAQRPQVDPVLEPLFGLVRENHPGADLSIIERAYARAEQAHTGQLRKSGDPYITHPLAVASILAELGMTPPTLCAALLHDTVEDTDYTLAALRAEFGDEIAMLVDGVTKLDKVTYGQAAQAETVRKMVVAMARDIRVLVIKLADRLHNARTWRYVSQASAERKARETLEIYAPLAHRLGMNTIKWELEDLSFATLYPKMYDEIVRLVADRAPSRDEYLATLIDRVTTDLSDARIAAKVTGRPKHYYSVYQKMIVRGRDLGDIYDLVGVRVLVETVRDCYAALGTVHARWNPVPGRFKDYIAMPKFNMYQSLHTTVIGPEGKPVELQIRTFAMHRRAEYGIAAHWKYKEDPGAKNERPGQGVDATNDMQWLRQLLDWQKEVEDPGEFLESLRFDLSAAEVYVFTPRGDVISLPAGSTPIDFAYAVHTEVGHRCIGARVNGRLVPLESTLENGDVVEVFTSKAEGAGPSRDWLTFAASPRARNKIRQFFSKERREEAIEAGKDQIARAMRKQGLPLQRLLTSETLTTIAAELRYPDISALYAAVGEGHTSAQSVVQRLVQSAGGEEGATEDLAEATTPTRRPGRARPAGDPGVVVVGASDVWVKLARCCTPVPGDPIVGFVTRGNGVSVHSAGCVNVAAMRADPEQAGRMVEVEWAPTSSSVFLVAIQVEALDRARLLSDVSRVLSDQHVNILSASVTTTRDRVAVSRFTFEMGDTTHLGHVLKAVRGVEGVFDAYRVNNACAPGA; encoded by the coding sequence GTGGACGACTCCCGGACGACGTCGGTCGACGTCGAGGACGCGCGCGCCCCGCAGGCCGAGCCGGCGCCCGCGACGAGCACGGCGGCGGCGCGCCGGTTCCGCCGGCGGCTGGCCCGCTTCGGCGCCCAGCGCCCGCAGGTCGACCCGGTCCTCGAGCCGCTCTTCGGGCTGGTCCGCGAGAACCACCCCGGCGCCGACCTGTCGATCATCGAGCGGGCGTACGCGCGGGCCGAGCAGGCCCACACCGGGCAGCTGCGCAAGAGCGGCGACCCCTACATCACCCACCCGCTCGCCGTGGCGAGCATCCTCGCCGAGCTGGGCATGACGCCGCCGACGCTGTGCGCGGCCCTGCTGCACGACACGGTCGAGGACACGGACTACACGCTCGCCGCGCTGCGCGCCGAGTTCGGCGACGAGATCGCGATGCTCGTCGACGGCGTGACCAAGCTCGACAAGGTCACGTACGGGCAGGCCGCCCAGGCCGAGACGGTCCGCAAGATGGTCGTGGCGATGGCCCGCGACATCCGCGTCCTCGTCATCAAGCTCGCCGACCGGCTGCACAACGCGCGCACGTGGCGCTACGTGTCGCAGGCCTCCGCCGAGCGCAAGGCCCGCGAGACCCTCGAGATCTACGCCCCGCTGGCGCACCGGCTGGGCATGAACACCATCAAGTGGGAGCTCGAGGACCTCTCGTTCGCGACGCTCTACCCGAAGATGTACGACGAGATCGTCCGGCTCGTCGCCGACCGGGCCCCCTCGCGCGACGAGTACCTCGCGACGCTCATCGACCGCGTCACCACCGACCTGTCCGACGCGCGCATCGCCGCGAAGGTCACCGGGCGGCCGAAGCACTACTACTCCGTCTACCAGAAGATGATCGTGCGGGGCCGCGACCTCGGCGACATCTACGACCTGGTGGGCGTGCGGGTCCTCGTCGAGACCGTCCGCGACTGCTACGCCGCGCTGGGCACCGTCCACGCGCGGTGGAACCCCGTGCCGGGGCGGTTCAAGGACTACATCGCGATGCCCAAGTTCAACATGTACCAGTCGCTGCACACGACGGTCATCGGGCCCGAGGGCAAGCCCGTCGAGCTGCAGATCCGCACGTTCGCCATGCACCGCCGCGCGGAGTACGGCATCGCCGCGCACTGGAAGTACAAGGAGGACCCGGGCGCCAAGAACGAGCGCCCCGGGCAGGGCGTCGACGCCACGAACGACATGCAGTGGCTGCGCCAGCTCCTCGACTGGCAGAAGGAGGTCGAGGACCCGGGGGAGTTCCTCGAGTCCCTGCGCTTCGACCTCAGCGCCGCCGAGGTGTACGTCTTCACCCCCCGCGGCGACGTCATCTCGCTGCCGGCGGGCTCGACGCCGATCGACTTCGCGTACGCCGTGCACACCGAGGTGGGGCACCGCTGCATCGGCGCGCGGGTCAACGGCCGGCTCGTGCCGCTGGAGTCCACGCTCGAGAACGGCGACGTCGTCGAGGTGTTCACGAGCAAGGCCGAGGGCGCGGGGCCGTCGCGCGACTGGCTGACGTTCGCCGCCTCGCCGCGCGCCCGCAACAAGATCCGCCAGTTCTTCAGCAAGGAGCGGCGCGAGGAGGCCATCGAGGCGGGCAAGGACCAGATCGCCCGCGCGATGCGCAAGCAGGGGCTGCCCCTGCAGCGCCTGCTCACCTCCGAGACGCTGACGACGATCGCCGCGGAGCTGCGCTACCCCGACATCTCCGCGCTGTACGCCGCGGTCGGCGAGGGGCACACCTCCGCGCAGTCGGTGGTCCAGCGGCTCGTGCAGTCCGCGGGCGGCGAGGAGGGGGCGACCGAGGACCTCGCCGAGGCGACCACCCCGACCCGCCGGCCGGGGCGCGCGCGCCCGGCGGGCGACCCGGGCGTCGTCGTCGTCGGCGCCTCCGACGTGTGGGTGAAGCTCGCCCGCTGCTGCACCCCGGTGCCGGGCGACCCCATCGTCGGCTTCGTCACCCGGGGCAACGGCGTCTCCGTGCACTCCGCGGGCTGCGTCAACGTCGCCGCCATGCGGGCGGACCCGGAGCAGGCCGGCCGCATGGTCGAGGTGGAGTGGGCCCCGACGTCCTCCTCGGTCTTCCTCGTCGCCATCCAGGTCGAGGCCCTCGACCGGGCCCGGCTGCTCTCGGACGTCTCCCGCGTGCTGTCCGACCAGCACGTCAACATCCTCTCGGCCTCGGTCACCACCACCCGCGACCGCGTCGCCGTCTCCCGCTTCACCTTCGAGATGGGCGACACGACGCACCTCGGCCACGTCCTCAAGGCCGTGCGCGGCGTCGAGGGCGTCTTCGACGCCTACCGCGTCAACAACGCCTGCGCCCCCGGCGCCTGA
- a CDS encoding adenine phosphoribosyltransferase, with protein sequence MSAGPGREEVGARLAPLVRDVPGFPEPGVVFKDIAPLLADPGALRLATEGLAAAGPGADRVVGVEARGFILGAPVALHLGAGFVPVRKKGKLPGATLEAAYALEYGEAVLQLQEDALVAGHRVLLVDDVLATGGTVEAAVGLCARAGAEVVGVAVLLELPGLGGRERLERAAPGVPLHVLLP encoded by the coding sequence CTGAGCGCCGGCCCCGGGCGCGAGGAGGTCGGCGCCCGGCTCGCCCCGCTGGTCCGCGACGTGCCCGGCTTCCCGGAGCCGGGCGTGGTCTTCAAGGACATCGCCCCGCTGCTCGCCGACCCCGGTGCGCTGCGCCTGGCGACCGAGGGGCTCGCGGCCGCGGGGCCGGGCGCGGACCGCGTCGTCGGCGTCGAGGCCCGCGGCTTCATCCTCGGCGCCCCGGTCGCCCTGCACCTCGGCGCGGGCTTCGTGCCGGTGCGCAAGAAGGGCAAGCTGCCGGGGGCGACGCTCGAGGCGGCGTACGCGCTGGAGTACGGCGAGGCCGTGCTGCAGCTGCAGGAGGACGCGCTCGTCGCCGGCCACCGGGTCCTGCTCGTCGACGACGTGCTGGCGACCGGCGGCACCGTCGAGGCGGCCGTCGGCCTGTGCGCCCGCGCCGGCGCGGAGGTCGTCGGCGTCGCGGTCCTCCTCGAGCTGCCCGGCCTCGGCGGGCGCGAGCGGCTGGAGCGGGCGGCCCCGGGCGTACCCCTGCACGTCCTGCTGCCCTGA